The following are from one region of the Amycolatopsis sp. QT-25 genome:
- the proB gene encoding glutamate 5-kinase, whose product MSSTRGAIADAKRVVVKVGSSALTTAGDGLDVARLDALVDAIAERVSRGTQIVLVSSGAIGAGLAPLALGKRPRDLATQQAAASVGQLALAHAYAESFGRFSLTVGQVLLTSDDVVRRAHYRNAQNTFTRLLALGAVPVVNENDTVATEEIRFGDNDRLAALVAHLIGADALVLLSDVDGLYDGDPRDGATRKIAEVAGDSDVDGITVGMSSSGLGTGGMVSKLAAARTAAGAGIPVLLAAASEAARALTTAEVGTAFAAADSRLSARRFWLGYAAGASGKLHLDDGAVAAVVRRRRSLLAAGITGVDGEFQAGDVVDLVDLRQRTVARGVVAFDAGELPDLIGRSSHDLPAEQRREVVHADDLVPLRR is encoded by the coding sequence GTGAGCTCGACCCGGGGTGCGATCGCCGACGCGAAGCGGGTGGTCGTCAAGGTCGGTTCCTCCGCGCTGACCACCGCCGGTGACGGTCTCGACGTGGCCAGGCTGGACGCGCTGGTCGACGCGATCGCCGAACGGGTGTCCCGCGGCACGCAGATCGTGCTGGTGTCCTCGGGTGCGATCGGCGCGGGACTCGCGCCGCTCGCCCTCGGGAAGCGACCGCGTGACCTCGCCACCCAGCAGGCCGCGGCCAGCGTCGGCCAGCTCGCGCTGGCCCATGCCTACGCCGAGTCGTTCGGCCGGTTTTCCCTGACCGTAGGCCAGGTTCTGTTGACGTCGGACGACGTCGTGCGCCGTGCCCACTACCGCAACGCGCAGAACACGTTCACCCGGCTGCTGGCCCTCGGCGCGGTGCCCGTGGTCAACGAGAACGACACCGTGGCCACCGAAGAGATCCGCTTCGGCGACAACGATCGGCTGGCCGCGCTGGTGGCCCACCTGATCGGCGCCGACGCCCTCGTTCTCCTGTCCGATGTGGACGGTCTGTACGACGGGGATCCCCGTGACGGCGCGACTCGCAAGATCGCCGAGGTCGCCGGGGACTCCGATGTGGACGGCATCACCGTCGGCATGTCGAGCTCCGGGCTCGGTACCGGGGGCATGGTCTCGAAGCTAGCCGCGGCGCGCACCGCCGCGGGCGCCGGGATCCCGGTCCTGCTCGCCGCCGCTTCCGAGGCCGCGCGTGCCCTCACCACCGCCGAGGTCGGCACGGCCTTCGCCGCCGCGGACTCCCGGCTGTCGGCCCGCCGGTTCTGGCTGGGCTACGCCGCGGGCGCGTCCGGGAAACTGCACCTCGACGACGGCGCGGTCGCGGCCGTCGTCCGCCGCCGCCGCTCACTGCTCGCCGCCGGGATCACCGGCGTCGACGGCGAATTCCAAGCCGGTGACGTCGTCGACCTGGTCGACCTTCGGCAGCGGACCGTGGCGCGCGGTGTCGTGGCCTTCGACGCGGGCGAACTGCCCGACCTCATCGGCCGCTCCAGCCACGACCTCCCCGCCGAACAGCGGCGCGAGGTCGTCCACGCGGACGACCTCGTCCCCCTTCGCCGCTAG
- the argS gene encoding arginine--tRNA ligase, giving the protein MLFGDVSEELARRVVEALRHVTDIEPPSALVRVSSQSGVDYQCDLAMSLAKRLGKPPREIATDIAARLDVADIAEPPEVAGPGFLNFTLRSSWLAERTTALNGDPRLGVAVTSQPRRIAIDYSSPNVAKEMHAGHLRSSVIGDAITRLSRFAGHEVIPHNHLGDWGTPFGMLIEHLLDERPSGPYTIEDLNGFYRAARSKFETDENFATRSRERVVLLQGGDDETLSLWWRLVDESTRHFAQVYELLGIGLASEDVYGESFYNPFLAAVVDDLATAGLTEISDGAVCVFPGGFRNREGEPLPLIVRKRDGGYGYAATDLATLRYWTGQRGVTDLLYVVGTPQAQHFAMVFAVCRAAGWLREEHRAEHIGFGSVLGEDGRAMKTRAGESVRLFALLTEAVSHAAEVIEGRGDLSPEVREEVARAVGIGALKYADLSGDRERDYVFSWERMLAKNGNTSVYLQYANARIRSVLAKADQDLTGARIRLDHLAERALALALVRFPEAVGAATAGHLPHKLCTYLYETAVVFSRFYEQCPVLDAEGAGVRESRLLLAELTSKTLTLGLSLLGISTPARL; this is encoded by the coding sequence GTGTTGTTCGGCGATGTGAGCGAGGAATTGGCGCGACGCGTGGTGGAAGCGCTCCGTCACGTCACCGACATCGAACCGCCGTCCGCGCTGGTGCGGGTCTCTTCGCAGAGCGGGGTCGACTATCAGTGCGACCTCGCGATGAGTCTGGCCAAGCGGCTCGGCAAACCGCCGAGGGAGATCGCCACCGACATCGCGGCACGGCTCGACGTCGCCGATATCGCGGAGCCGCCGGAGGTCGCGGGGCCGGGCTTTCTCAACTTCACGCTGCGCTCTTCCTGGTTGGCAGAGCGGACGACAGCGCTCAACGGTGACCCACGGCTGGGTGTCGCGGTGACGTCGCAGCCGCGACGGATCGCCATCGACTACAGCAGCCCGAACGTGGCGAAGGAAATGCACGCTGGGCATCTCCGGTCGAGCGTCATCGGTGACGCGATCACGCGGCTGTCGCGGTTCGCCGGACACGAAGTGATTCCGCACAACCATCTCGGCGATTGGGGCACTCCGTTCGGCATGCTCATCGAGCATTTGCTCGACGAACGCCCGTCGGGTCCGTACACGATCGAAGATCTCAACGGCTTCTATCGGGCCGCTCGGTCGAAGTTCGAAACCGACGAGAACTTCGCGACCCGGTCACGGGAGCGTGTGGTGCTGCTTCAAGGCGGTGACGACGAGACCCTGTCGCTGTGGTGGCGTCTGGTCGACGAGTCGACTCGGCATTTCGCCCAGGTCTACGAACTCCTCGGGATCGGCCTGGCGAGCGAGGACGTCTACGGCGAAAGCTTTTACAACCCGTTTCTGGCCGCGGTCGTGGACGATCTGGCCACGGCCGGGCTGACCGAGATCAGCGATGGGGCGGTCTGCGTCTTTCCCGGCGGTTTCCGCAATCGGGAAGGCGAGCCGCTGCCGCTCATCGTGCGGAAACGGGACGGTGGTTACGGCTATGCCGCCACCGACCTCGCGACCCTGCGTTACTGGACCGGACAACGCGGTGTCACCGATCTGCTCTACGTCGTCGGGACGCCACAAGCACAACACTTCGCGATGGTGTTCGCCGTCTGCCGGGCCGCAGGCTGGCTCCGCGAGGAGCATCGGGCCGAGCACATCGGGTTCGGTTCGGTGCTCGGTGAGGACGGCCGCGCCATGAAGACCCGGGCGGGTGAATCGGTCCGGCTTTTCGCTCTGCTCACCGAGGCGGTCTCCCACGCCGCCGAAGTGATCGAGGGCCGGGGTGACCTCTCCCCCGAGGTCCGGGAGGAGGTGGCCAGGGCGGTCGGGATCGGCGCGCTCAAGTACGCGGATCTTTCCGGCGATCGCGAGCGCGACTACGTCTTCTCCTGGGAACGCATGCTCGCCAAGAACGGGAACACGTCGGTCTACCTGCAGTACGCCAACGCACGGATCCGTTCCGTGCTGGCGAAGGCGGATCAGGACCTCACCGGCGCGCGGATCCGGCTCGACCACCTCGCGGAGCGGGCACTGGCGCTCGCGCTGGTCCGTTTCCCAGAGGCGGTCGGCGCGGCGACCGCCGGACATCTTCCCCACAAGCTGTGCACCTACCTGTACGAAACCGCTGTCGTGTTCTCGCGGTTCTACGAACAGTGCCCGGTGCTGGACGCGGAAGGCGCCGGCGTTCGCGAGTCTCGTCTGCTGCTGGCCGAGCTCACGTCGAAGACGCTGACGCTGGGTCTGTCCCTGCTGGGGATTTCCACCCCTGCCCGGCTATGA
- a CDS encoding MFS transporter: MAEATTERPGHRLPVKKLFAASVGNALEWFDWTIYATFSIYFAGEFFPKGNEALALINIFATYALAFFFRPLGGMVLGRFADVKGRKPAMILTIVLMAGGSVAIGLLPTFDQVGWLAPILLLLARVAQGLSLGGEVSNASAYLGEIAPPTRRGRYSAFFYISTGSAVLLASILGFVLARTMSKADLTAYGWRIPFLLGGVLGIIGLWLRRSLAETEIFEAKKSTARRVERPLRTTLREHPRAVVQLVGFSMLSTLCYYTFFSALTSFAVKTRKADDVDVFLALSIATALFVALQYPMGALSDRFGRKPQLLFWSAATAILIVPLSTLVRPGLPGLLVVFCVGLCLYTAMTSIAPAIMSELFPTELRGLGIGAWYNLTVALFGGTAPLVLTALSDAGSSTLFFWYVAAGAAIAFFVIRTLPETKGSDLR, from the coding sequence ATGGCGGAGGCGACCACGGAGCGGCCAGGACATCGGCTGCCGGTGAAGAAACTGTTCGCCGCCAGTGTCGGGAACGCGCTGGAATGGTTCGACTGGACCATTTACGCGACCTTCAGCATCTACTTCGCCGGCGAGTTCTTCCCTAAAGGCAACGAAGCCCTCGCGCTGATCAACATCTTCGCCACGTATGCGCTGGCGTTCTTCTTCCGGCCGCTCGGCGGGATGGTGCTCGGCCGCTTCGCCGACGTCAAGGGCCGGAAGCCCGCGATGATCCTGACCATCGTGCTGATGGCGGGCGGTTCGGTGGCCATCGGCCTCCTGCCGACGTTCGACCAGGTCGGCTGGCTCGCCCCGATCCTGTTGCTGCTGGCGAGGGTGGCGCAAGGACTGTCACTCGGCGGCGAAGTCTCCAACGCTTCGGCGTATCTGGGCGAGATCGCGCCGCCCACCCGCCGCGGACGGTACTCCGCCTTCTTCTACATCTCGACCGGTTCCGCCGTCCTGCTCGCCTCGATTCTCGGATTCGTGCTCGCGCGGACGATGTCCAAGGCGGATCTGACCGCGTACGGCTGGCGGATCCCGTTCCTGCTCGGCGGCGTCCTCGGCATCATCGGCCTGTGGCTCCGGCGCAGCCTCGCCGAGACCGAGATCTTCGAGGCGAAGAAGTCGACGGCCCGCCGGGTCGAACGGCCACTGCGCACCACGCTTCGCGAGCACCCTCGGGCCGTCGTGCAGCTCGTGGGTTTCTCGATGCTGTCGACCCTTTGCTACTACACGTTCTTCAGCGCCCTGACCTCGTTCGCGGTCAAGACCCGCAAGGCCGACGACGTCGACGTGTTCCTCGCGTTGTCGATCGCGACGGCGTTGTTCGTCGCTCTCCAATATCCGATGGGCGCCTTGTCGGACCGCTTCGGCCGGAAACCCCAGCTGCTCTTCTGGTCGGCGGCGACCGCGATCCTCATCGTCCCGCTGTCCACTTTGGTCCGCCCAGGACTGCCGGGGCTGCTGGTCGTGTTCTGCGTCGGGCTCTGCCTGTACACGGCGATGACGTCGATCGCACCCGCGATCATGAGCGAACTGTTCCCCACCGAACTACGCGGGCTGGGCATCGGCGCCTGGTACAACCTGACCGTCGCGCTGTTCGGCGGCACCGCTCCCCTGGTCCTCACCGCGCTGTCCGACGCCGGGTCGTCGACGTTGTTCTTCTGGTACGTAGCCGCCGGAGCGGCGATCGCGTTCTTCGTCATCCGGACCCTGCCGGAGACCAAGGGCAGCGACCTACGCTGA
- a CDS encoding RecQ family ATP-dependent DNA helicase yields MDTSTLRDRAETLLRSLAGDGARLRDDQWTAIEALVAHSRRALVVQRTGWGKSAVYFLATALLRERGSGPTVIISPLLALMRNQISAAARAGIHAVTMNSANPQEWDQVQAAIAAGEVDVLLVSPERLNNPDFRDTVLPKLTATAGLLVVDEAHCISDWGHDFRPDYRRLRTLLKDLPDGVPVLATTATANDRVATDVAEQLGIGNGSDTLVLRGTLDRESLHLSVAELPTSQARLAWLAEHLAELPGSGIIYTLTVAAAHDVAGLLTERGYPVAAYTGKTDPADRQAAEDDLLNNNVKALVATSALGMGFDKPDLGFVVHLGAPSSPIAYYQQVGRAGRGVDRAEVILLPGHEDKDIWAYFGSLAFPDELRVTQVLNALSYADRPLSTPALEPFVELSRSRLEMVLKVLDVDGAVRRVKGGWEGTGEEWRYDKERYARVSAARTNEQNAMLAYLETTGCRMEFLREQLDDPEATPCGRCDNCTGKHWDTTISDDVVDATRQRLRRPGVEVAPRKMWPTGMAGLEVPLSGRLPAGEQAETGQVVGRVTDVGWGTRLRELVGPAAADAELPDPVFQACIEVLKGWQWTERPIAVVEVPSVTRPQLVHGLATKLASVGRLHYLGAIASAGPPPRQANSAQRLADLWKRLSLPEGLAAEVAAAGGPILLVDDLIDTGWTMTLSARLLRQAGARAVLPFALASTS; encoded by the coding sequence GTGGACACATCGACTCTCCGGGATCGCGCCGAGACCCTCCTCCGGTCGCTGGCGGGCGACGGCGCCCGCCTGCGTGACGACCAGTGGACGGCCATCGAGGCGCTGGTCGCGCACAGCCGTCGCGCGCTCGTCGTGCAACGCACCGGCTGGGGCAAGTCCGCGGTCTACTTCCTGGCCACCGCGTTGCTGCGGGAACGCGGCAGCGGCCCGACCGTGATCATCTCGCCGCTGCTCGCGCTGATGCGCAACCAGATCTCCGCGGCGGCGAGGGCGGGCATCCACGCGGTGACGATGAACTCCGCGAATCCGCAGGAGTGGGACCAGGTCCAGGCCGCGATCGCGGCGGGCGAGGTCGACGTCCTCCTCGTCAGCCCGGAACGGCTCAACAACCCGGACTTCCGCGACACCGTCCTGCCGAAGCTGACCGCGACGGCGGGCCTGCTCGTGGTCGACGAAGCGCACTGCATCTCGGACTGGGGCCACGACTTCCGGCCGGACTACCGGCGGCTGCGGACGCTGCTGAAGGATCTGCCCGACGGCGTCCCGGTGCTCGCCACCACCGCGACCGCGAACGACCGCGTGGCGACCGACGTCGCCGAGCAGCTCGGCATCGGCAACGGGAGCGACACCCTCGTCCTGCGGGGCACCCTGGACCGCGAAAGCCTGCATCTGTCGGTGGCCGAGCTGCCGACGTCGCAGGCACGGCTCGCTTGGCTGGCCGAACACCTCGCGGAACTGCCGGGATCCGGGATCATCTACACGCTCACCGTCGCGGCCGCGCACGATGTGGCGGGCCTGCTGACCGAGCGCGGCTATCCGGTCGCCGCCTACACCGGGAAGACCGACCCGGCGGACCGGCAGGCGGCCGAAGACGATCTGCTGAACAACAACGTCAAGGCACTGGTGGCGACGTCGGCGCTGGGCATGGGGTTCGACAAACCGGATCTGGGCTTCGTCGTCCATCTCGGCGCGCCGTCCTCCCCCATCGCGTACTACCAGCAGGTCGGCCGGGCCGGCCGTGGTGTCGATCGGGCCGAAGTGATCCTGCTGCCCGGCCACGAGGACAAGGACATCTGGGCGTACTTCGGTTCGCTGGCGTTCCCGGACGAACTGCGGGTGACGCAGGTGCTCAACGCGCTGTCGTACGCGGACCGTCCACTGTCGACACCGGCGCTCGAACCGTTCGTCGAGCTCTCCCGTTCCCGGCTGGAGATGGTCCTGAAGGTTTTGGACGTCGACGGCGCCGTCCGCCGGGTGAAGGGCGGCTGGGAAGGCACCGGCGAAGAGTGGCGCTACGACAAGGAACGCTACGCGCGAGTGAGCGCGGCGCGGACCAACGAACAGAACGCCATGCTGGCGTACCTCGAAACCACCGGCTGCCGGATGGAATTCCTGCGCGAACAGTTGGACGATCCCGAAGCCACCCCCTGCGGACGGTGTGACAACTGCACCGGGAAGCACTGGGACACCACGATTTCCGACGACGTCGTCGATGCCACCCGGCAACGGCTCCGCCGTCCGGGGGTCGAGGTCGCGCCGCGGAAGATGTGGCCGACCGGGATGGCTGGGCTGGAAGTCCCGCTCTCCGGGCGGTTGCCGGCGGGCGAGCAGGCCGAGACGGGCCAGGTCGTCGGCCGGGTCACCGACGTCGGCTGGGGCACGCGGCTGCGCGAACTCGTCGGCCCGGCCGCGGCGGACGCCGAACTCCCCGATCCGGTCTTCCAAGCCTGCATCGAGGTACTCAAGGGCTGGCAGTGGACGGAACGCCCGATCGCGGTGGTGGAGGTGCCGTCCGTCACCCGGCCTCAGCTGGTGCACGGTCTCGCGACGAAGCTGGCCTCGGTCGGGCGGCTCCACTATCTGGGCGCCATCGCCTCGGCGGGGCCGCCTCCGCGGCAGGCGAACAGTGCCCAACGGCTGGCCGATCTGTGGAAACGCCTCAGCCTTCCCGAGGGGCTCGCCGCCGAGGTCGCCGCGGCCGGGGGACCGATTCTGCTGGTCGACGACCTCATCGACACAGGGTGGACGATGACGTTGTCCGCGCGCCTGCTCCGCCAGGCCGGAGCCCGTGCGGTGCTGCCGTTCGCCCTCGCCAGCACCTCGTGA
- the nadD gene encoding nicotinate-nucleotide adenylyltransferase, with the protein MSPRRIGVMGGTFDPIHHGHLVAASEVQSRFALDEVIFVPTGQPWQKSDRVVTRAEDRYLMTVIATASNPVFSVSRVDIDRVGQTYTVDTLRDLRAEYPDDQLFFITGADALEQILTWRNADELFDLAHFIGVTRPGYRLNSQHLPSGKVSLVEVTAMAISSTACRERVEAGEPVWYLVPDGVVRYIAKKDLYRKDQGPLPGTLVGRTRE; encoded by the coding sequence ATGTCACCACGCAGGATCGGGGTCATGGGCGGCACGTTCGACCCCATTCACCACGGGCACCTCGTCGCGGCCAGCGAAGTCCAGTCCCGGTTCGCGCTCGACGAGGTGATCTTCGTGCCCACCGGTCAGCCGTGGCAGAAGTCCGACAGAGTGGTCACCCGGGCCGAGGACCGCTACCTGATGACCGTGATCGCGACGGCGTCCAACCCCGTGTTCTCGGTCAGCCGCGTCGACATCGACCGCGTCGGGCAGACCTATACCGTCGACACCCTGCGCGACCTGCGCGCAGAGTATCCCGACGACCAGCTGTTCTTCATCACCGGCGCGGACGCGCTCGAACAGATCCTGACCTGGCGCAACGCCGACGAGCTGTTCGACCTGGCGCATTTCATCGGTGTCACCAGGCCCGGCTACCGGCTCAATTCGCAGCATCTGCCGAGCGGGAAGGTGAGCCTCGTCGAGGTGACCGCGATGGCGATCTCGTCCACCGCGTGCCGCGAGCGGGTCGAGGCCGGGGAGCCCGTCTGGTACCTCGTCCCCGACGGTGTGGTGCGCTACATCGCCAAAAAGGACCTCTATCGGAAAGACCAGGGGCCCCTACCGGGTACCCTCGTCGGGCGCACCCGCGAGTAA
- the rsfS gene encoding ribosome silencing factor, which yields MTATSEARELAVAAAHAAADKKASDVVVLDVSDQLVITDAFVIASAPNERQVGAIVDNVEEQLRLGGHKPVRREGAREGRWVLLDYVDVVIHVQHQEERSFYGLERLWKDCPRIEVAGLAVPDHQDPAEEDPADAQGAS from the coding sequence GTGACAGCCACGTCCGAGGCACGAGAGCTGGCCGTAGCGGCCGCCCATGCGGCGGCGGACAAGAAGGCGAGCGACGTGGTCGTGCTGGACGTGTCCGACCAGCTGGTGATCACCGACGCCTTCGTCATCGCGTCCGCGCCCAACGAACGCCAGGTCGGCGCCATCGTCGACAACGTCGAGGAGCAGCTTCGGCTCGGCGGGCACAAGCCCGTCCGCCGTGAAGGCGCCCGCGAGGGCCGATGGGTCCTGCTGGACTACGTCGACGTCGTCATCCACGTCCAGCACCAGGAGGAACGCTCCTTCTACGGTCTCGAGCGGCTCTGGAAGGACTGCCCGCGGATCGAGGTCGCCGGTCTGGCAGTGCCGGATCATCAGGACCCAGCCGAGGAGGACCCCGCCGACGCGCAAGGCGCCTCGTGA
- a CDS encoding histidine phosphatase family protein, whose product MSPRRLVLWRHGETDYNAAGRMQGHLDSALTPVGWNQARFAVPALARFSPDLVIASDLRRATDTATVLTEAISVPLRIDKRLRETHLGEWQGFTGQQVDEAYPGERARWRVDATWAPPGGESRVDVAERAMEVVADLDQPNSDAGDAVLLATHGGLIIALTAKLLGLPVTSWPTLGGIANCHWVELTRRDGNWRLAAYNAGITG is encoded by the coding sequence GTGAGCCCGCGGCGGCTGGTGCTCTGGCGCCACGGCGAGACCGATTACAACGCGGCGGGCCGGATGCAAGGACATCTGGACTCCGCGTTGACACCGGTCGGCTGGAACCAGGCCAGGTTCGCCGTGCCCGCGCTCGCCCGGTTCTCGCCGGATCTCGTGATCGCCTCGGATCTGCGTCGCGCGACCGACACGGCCACCGTGCTCACGGAGGCCATCAGTGTCCCGCTACGGATCGACAAGCGCCTTCGGGAAACCCATCTGGGTGAATGGCAGGGCTTCACCGGCCAGCAGGTCGACGAGGCGTACCCGGGTGAACGCGCACGCTGGCGCGTCGACGCGACGTGGGCCCCGCCCGGCGGCGAGTCGCGGGTGGACGTCGCCGAGCGCGCGATGGAGGTCGTCGCCGACCTGGATCAGCCCAATTCCGACGCCGGCGACGCCGTGCTGCTCGCCACGCACGGCGGGCTGATCATCGCGCTGACCGCGAAGCTGCTCGGCCTCCCGGTCACGTCCTGGCCGACCCTGGGCGGGATCGCGAACTGTCACTGGGTCGAGCTGACCCGGCGCGACGGCAACTGGCGGCTGGCCGCCTACAACGCGGGCATCACCGGCTGA
- the octT gene encoding diglucosylglycerate octanoyltransferase, protein MAPRLLVFGDSLSFHGPDGPHAADDARLWPNIAAEALGGDADLVAGFGWNARDAWWSLIGDPRVWADLHHVDAVVLAVGSMDTLPSPLPTYLRIGLRYLRPDPLRRVVRKAYLAAQPRLAIALRGRPVVLPSKLTVQYLDTAVGALRVLRPELPVFGMLPSVHRSDSYGRVHTARAGAAAALADWGRRADVPLLDLEAVVGEHVLSGRGNPDGMHWGWEGHAAVGAEMARLMAPVLRPAAT, encoded by the coding sequence ATGGCCCCGCGCCTGCTCGTGTTCGGCGATTCCCTCAGCTTCCACGGCCCGGACGGCCCGCACGCCGCCGACGACGCGCGGCTGTGGCCCAACATCGCCGCCGAAGCGCTCGGCGGCGACGCGGACCTCGTCGCCGGGTTCGGCTGGAACGCCCGTGACGCCTGGTGGTCGCTGATCGGTGATCCACGCGTCTGGGCGGATCTCCATCACGTCGACGCCGTCGTACTGGCCGTCGGGAGCATGGACACCCTGCCCTCGCCGCTGCCCACCTACCTGCGCATCGGTCTCCGCTATCTGCGGCCCGACCCGCTGCGACGCGTGGTGCGCAAGGCGTACCTGGCCGCCCAGCCCCGGCTCGCGATCGCGCTCCGGGGACGTCCGGTGGTCTTGCCGTCGAAGCTCACCGTCCAGTACCTCGACACCGCTGTCGGAGCCTTGCGCGTGCTGCGACCGGAACTGCCGGTCTTCGGCATGCTGCCCTCCGTGCATCGATCCGACTCGTACGGCCGCGTCCACACCGCTCGCGCCGGAGCCGCCGCCGCCCTCGCCGACTGGGGCCGTCGTGCGGACGTCCCGCTGCTGGATCTCGAAGCCGTCGTCGGCGAACACGTGCTGAGCGGCCGGGGCAATCCGGACGGCATGCACTGGGGCTGGGAAGGACATGCCGCCGTCGGTGCGGAAATGGCCCGCCTGATGGCCCCGGTGCTACGGCCCGCGGCAACGTAG
- a CDS encoding DegV family protein, with protein sequence MSVAVVTDSTAHLPEGFAERNGIRVVPLHVLVDGAVFLDGVEMGPAALAEALGKRSLVTTSRPTPAEFVKEFRAALAEGADAVVSVHLSRELSGTWEAAVLAAQEVGPDKVRVVDSRSTAMGLGFAALRAASVAADGAEPAEVEAAAVDAVSRSETLFAVETLEYLRRGGRIGSAAALLGTALAVKPVLHMSEGRIQPLEKVRTMNRAVARLVELAVKATEGGRADIAVHHLASPERAVELANRLEESISCPEGCVVSEIGAVIGAHTGPGVLGVVIQRAG encoded by the coding sequence GTGTCGGTCGCCGTAGTCACGGATTCCACCGCCCACCTGCCGGAAGGCTTCGCCGAACGGAACGGGATCCGGGTGGTCCCGCTGCACGTCCTCGTGGACGGTGCCGTATTCCTCGACGGCGTGGAAATGGGCCCCGCGGCCTTGGCCGAGGCGCTCGGCAAACGCAGTCTGGTGACGACGTCCCGGCCGACGCCCGCCGAGTTCGTCAAGGAGTTCCGGGCGGCGCTGGCCGAGGGCGCGGACGCCGTCGTGTCGGTCCATCTGTCCCGGGAGTTGTCCGGGACCTGGGAGGCGGCGGTGCTGGCCGCCCAGGAGGTCGGGCCGGACAAGGTGCGAGTGGTCGATTCACGCAGCACCGCGATGGGGCTCGGGTTCGCCGCCTTGCGAGCGGCGAGCGTCGCCGCGGACGGGGCGGAACCGGCCGAGGTGGAGGCCGCGGCGGTCGACGCGGTGAGCCGCTCGGAAACCCTGTTCGCCGTCGAGACCCTCGAATACCTGCGTCGCGGCGGGCGGATCGGTTCCGCCGCCGCCCTGCTCGGCACCGCGCTCGCGGTGAAACCGGTGCTCCACATGTCCGAGGGCAGGATCCAGCCGCTGGAGAAGGTGCGGACGATGAATCGCGCCGTGGCTCGCCTGGTAGAGCTCGCCGTGAAGGCGACGGAAGGCGGGCGTGCCGACATCGCGGTCCATCACCTGGCTTCTCCGGAACGCGCCGTCGAACTGGCCAACCGGCTGGAGGAGTCCATCAGCTGTCCGGAGGGGTGCGTGGTTTCGGAGATCGGCGCGGTCATCGGGGCCCACACCGGGCCCGGGGTGCTCGGTGTCGTGATCCAGCGCGCGGGTTAG
- a CDS encoding ComEA family DNA-binding protein: MFDQTARPPDPSVNARLAWLTAQLSPPSQGPPAGRLVRRWVPARFTADGIPVNRRWFAVAAVLIAVAVIVTGAIALFGHRPGAETPPPLPSAKAAGDAPAAAAKAPLVVSVVGRVLKPGLVTIPPGARVADALTAAGGAQPGTDLTGVNLARRLTDGEQVAVGVPVPAAAGTAAPMGKLDLNTATAEQLDTLPGVGEVMAKRIVDWRSGHGGFTSVEQLRDVEGIGESKFKKVRELVSVG, encoded by the coding sequence GTGTTCGATCAAACCGCCCGTCCACCGGATCCCTCCGTCAACGCCAGGCTGGCGTGGCTGACCGCGCAGCTGTCGCCGCCCAGCCAGGGCCCGCCCGCGGGCAGGCTCGTCCGTCGCTGGGTGCCCGCCCGGTTCACGGCGGACGGGATCCCGGTGAACCGGCGGTGGTTCGCCGTGGCGGCCGTGCTGATCGCGGTGGCCGTGATCGTGACCGGCGCGATCGCCTTGTTCGGACACCGGCCAGGGGCGGAGACCCCGCCGCCCCTGCCGTCGGCCAAGGCCGCCGGAGACGCCCCCGCCGCGGCGGCCAAGGCGCCTCTGGTGGTCAGCGTCGTCGGCCGGGTGCTCAAACCCGGTCTGGTCACCATCCCGCCGGGCGCACGGGTCGCCGATGCCCTCACGGCGGCCGGTGGGGCACAGCCCGGAACGGATCTGACCGGGGTGAACCTGGCCCGGCGGCTCACCGACGGCGAGCAGGTGGCCGTCGGGGTCCCCGTTCCGGCCGCGGCCGGAACGGCGGCACCGATGGGGAAGCTCGACCTGAACACGGCCACGGCCGAGCAACTCGACACCCTGCCCGGGGTCGGCGAGGTGATGGCGAAACGCATCGTCGATTGGCGGTCCGGGCACGGCGGGTTCACCAGTGTCGAGCAACTCCGTGACGTAGAAGGGATCGGCGAAAGCAAGTTCAAGAAGGTCCGGGAATTGGTGTCCGTCGGATGA